One window of Paenibacillus sp. FSL K6-3182 genomic DNA carries:
- a CDS encoding 5'-nucleotidase C-terminal domain-containing protein, producing MHKLVIRIQRKACMLLAALLLVGGTLGSLGAPVQASPAGDNIVISQVYGGGGNGTGSTFKQDFIELYNPTNHEISLDGMKLIYGSASSKVGVWPDSFMQLKDIKVGAGKYYLVQQSAGTDVNAPNLPSPDDTGTLALGAAGGKVKLVDSKNNIIDLIGYGTSIEFEGAGPAGTSLTNVTAVIRKGNRAQDTDNNKADFEMGTPDPRNSSYGVVSDKIEAVTPDVNEGAVLPGTIIKLSTPTVGASVYYSVYGAGETQVAPEDFTWYQPNVTEIKINAPTTVHTYAKKEGFPNSALREYSYTISTLVTIAQARAAALGTSVTLSGVVTHRADSGAFVNLFVQDQNGGIIVRVPNSVSAQPGDLIEAYGKLTEFSGLLQLEATAENAKVTGSAPTPDQIVVDSSSFGKTTENRNKFEGRLVQVKNIKVESVASGVVTATDAVNGGKVIIYSSDASFVAGKTFEQVTGVMTFHSSVGLELLPRNTLDIVEKKLAVQASTPSGGINAGGAVSLSSLVPGGVIRYTTDGTVPTATTGTLYTKAIVVNADMVIKAVVTAGGVTSDVSTFTYKVLENTNGIAIHTIQGETHKSIYTNVKVSNVTGIITSVSANSFYMQAPDEKQDENPNTSEAIQVYKPAHGLSVKDEVSVTGTVEEFGNSPSLTVTQINAATITKVSSDNQLPKATLVGTGGRIIPNLIDTDSFSKFNPENDAIDFFESLESMLVEVKNPTITGPYANAVTPITFDNGANNPVKTAVGGIVLQGNGLSAIDSSLNPQKLYVGGSKPAGAEIKTGDAFNGNIVGVIQYAGDLYKLLPTQALPTIVRSINVQKVTNIVPNPDKLTIATFNVENFSADQTAKAAKIASIIVTNMKQPDIIGLMEVQDNDGEKDTENTDADQSFKTLIDAIKAKGGPTYSYTDIAPERNKDGGAPGGNIRVGFLYKADRVTLAQGTKGDYKSTIKVDGIGGLSQNPGRIGSADASTFASSRKPLVAEFMFKGKRVVAIANHLNSKGGDGKPWGDVQPVVRSSEVQRAKQAEAVNSFVKDLTTKDPEASVVVLGDFNDFQFSGTLNKIKGNELTNLVDTLPVSERYSYIYDGNSQTLDHILVDKANGTKAEIDVVHVNADFSTEQGRVSDHDPLLAQLDLSAKKVAEFTMTLMHTNDTHANLANVAKRVTAVQQVRNETANSLLLDAGDVFSGTLYFNKYLGQADLTFMNLMKYNAMVFGNHEFDKELSVLADFVKKAKFPFVSSNIDFGKEPALNGLLSEQAAGEAAQDGKIYNSLILEVGEDKTKVGVIGLTTEDTKFLASPGQNIIFNDYIAKAKATVKMLQDQGINKIIALTHLGHAFDLQLAEQVAGIDVIVGGHSHTKVDAPKVVKTHGEPTLVVQAEEYNKYLGRLDLKFNQAGVLTKWDGKLLDIATFAPDPVATELLDPYTKGIEAIKQQVIGKTNVFLDGGNPSGRVAEVNLGNIMTDGMVSKVKSFVDSNPDLKKFDVKGFVAIQNGGGIRKPIPLKAIGKADGDITLGELLEVMPFGNNLTSLRMTGQEIVDALENGVSGIETVQGRFPQVSGMRYYYDSKKQPEVLDANGQLVTAGKRIAKVEIKNADGSYSAIDLNAYYFVATNSFMANGGDFYRSMKQAKDDGRQYEMNIVDYEVFIEYLTKIGTINMGLEGRITDLKGEPLPGENDPFKLTIMHVNDTHAHLDSIAKRFTAIKEIRAEVKDSILLDAGDVFSGTLFFNKYLGQADLEFMNKIGYDAMVFGNHEFDKGPSVLADFIKKAEFPFVSSNIDFSKEPAMNGLVPEQAIGKPAAKGKIYDAIILDEGGQKIGVFGLTTEDTKFLASPGDNIVFEDYIKKAEETVKMLQKEGINKIVALTHLGNEFDKVLAEKVTGIDVIVGGHSHTKVDAPLVYHAAGEPTLVVQAEQYGNYLGRLDLEFNNKGILTAWNGKLLTVSGYAADPEAVEMLKPYSAGVADIQKQVIGKTNVFLDGDRNSVRSKETNLGNLITDGMVSKVKSFVNSNEALKQLDVKGYVGIQNGGGIRESIKKTAEGKVDGDIMMGELLTVMPFGNNLTALRMTGQEIIAALENGVSGIKTGEGRFPQVSGMRFYYDSNRKPEILDADGKLKQAGERITKVEIKNADGSYSAIDLNAYYFVATNSFMANGGDFYRSMKQAKDAGRQHEMNIVDYEVFLEYINQLGTINATTEGRIVDVNVVVPTPTPTPTTPPVTTPTPTPTPTPTTPPVTTPSITFSDVRGHWAADAIAKAVEIGFVNGYGDGTFHPGDTATRAQFITMVGRALKLESSTSKLDFADAGQVPAWARSFFAQLIEDKVIAGYEDNTLRPSSELTRTEMTVILVRALGIKVDPKAKPTFADLSDIPVWARPYIAAAQAEGLVAGMGGNKFAPKKNATRADVVTLILSALEYEGRNGI from the coding sequence ATGCACAAACTGGTCATACGAATACAAAGAAAAGCTTGCATGCTGTTAGCGGCTCTTCTTTTGGTTGGAGGTACGCTCGGCAGCTTAGGTGCGCCAGTTCAGGCGTCGCCTGCAGGAGATAATATCGTTATTTCACAAGTGTATGGCGGTGGGGGAAACGGAACTGGCTCGACGTTTAAGCAGGATTTTATTGAGCTTTACAACCCAACGAATCATGAAATTTCCTTGGATGGAATGAAATTGATTTACGGATCGGCATCTTCGAAAGTGGGGGTATGGCCGGATAGTTTCATGCAATTAAAAGATATTAAGGTTGGAGCTGGAAAATATTATTTAGTTCAACAGTCTGCGGGTACAGATGTTAATGCCCCTAACCTGCCTAGTCCGGATGATACTGGCACCCTTGCCTTGGGAGCAGCGGGAGGAAAGGTAAAGCTAGTAGATAGTAAAAATAATATCATCGATTTGATTGGTTATGGTACCAGTATTGAATTTGAAGGCGCAGGTCCTGCTGGTACTTCACTTACTAATGTTACAGCAGTGATTCGTAAAGGCAATCGCGCTCAGGACACTGATAACAATAAAGCGGATTTCGAAATGGGCACTCCTGACCCGCGCAACTCCTCTTACGGCGTTGTTTCTGACAAGATTGAAGCAGTAACGCCAGACGTAAACGAAGGAGCTGTACTTCCGGGTACAATCATTAAGCTCTCGACGCCAACAGTTGGCGCTAGTGTTTACTATAGTGTATACGGTGCAGGAGAAACGCAAGTTGCTCCAGAGGACTTTACATGGTATCAACCAAATGTAACAGAAATCAAAATTAATGCGCCTACAACGGTTCATACTTATGCCAAAAAAGAAGGTTTTCCAAATAGTGCTTTGCGTGAATATTCTTATACGATTTCTACACTAGTGACTATCGCACAAGCACGTGCGGCTGCACTTGGTACAAGCGTAACGCTTAGTGGTGTTGTAACACATCGAGCGGATTCAGGCGCTTTTGTAAATCTTTTCGTACAGGATCAAAACGGAGGCATTATTGTTAGAGTTCCAAACAGCGTCTCCGCACAGCCGGGTGACCTAATTGAGGCTTACGGCAAGCTGACTGAATTTTCGGGATTGCTTCAATTGGAGGCAACAGCTGAAAATGCAAAAGTAACGGGCTCTGCTCCTACTCCAGATCAGATCGTTGTTGATTCTTCGAGCTTTGGCAAAACGACTGAAAATCGCAACAAATTCGAAGGTCGTTTGGTTCAAGTCAAAAATATTAAAGTTGAAAGTGTTGCCAGCGGCGTTGTTACAGCTACCGATGCTGTGAATGGCGGCAAAGTTATTATTTATTCTTCCGATGCTTCGTTCGTGGCAGGTAAAACTTTCGAGCAGGTTACTGGCGTTATGACGTTCCATTCCAGTGTAGGATTGGAATTATTGCCGCGTAATACACTCGACATTGTTGAGAAAAAGTTGGCTGTTCAAGCTAGCACTCCGTCAGGCGGCATTAACGCAGGAGGAGCTGTATCGCTAAGCTCACTAGTTCCGGGTGGTGTGATTCGTTACACGACAGACGGAACTGTTCCGACAGCTACTACAGGAACGCTTTACACGAAAGCCATTGTCGTAAATGCGGATATGGTCATTAAAGCGGTTGTGACAGCTGGTGGAGTGACAAGCGATGTATCGACATTTACGTATAAAGTATTAGAAAATACAAATGGTATTGCCATTCATACAATTCAAGGTGAGACGCATAAATCGATCTATACCAATGTAAAGGTTTCGAATGTTACTGGTATTATTACTTCGGTCAGCGCGAATTCCTTCTACATGCAGGCACCTGATGAGAAGCAGGATGAAAATCCGAATACGTCCGAGGCTATTCAGGTGTACAAGCCTGCACATGGTCTATCTGTTAAGGATGAAGTATCAGTCACAGGTACTGTAGAGGAATTTGGAAACAGTCCATCTTTGACTGTAACGCAAATCAATGCAGCAACAATTACTAAGGTATCGAGCGATAACCAGCTTCCTAAAGCTACATTGGTAGGAACAGGCGGTCGAATCATTCCTAACCTGATCGATACCGACAGCTTCAGCAAGTTCAACCCAGAAAACGATGCAATTGATTTCTTCGAGAGTTTGGAGAGCATGCTCGTTGAAGTGAAAAATCCAACGATTACTGGACCTTACGCGAATGCGGTAACTCCAATTACGTTTGATAATGGTGCTAACAATCCAGTGAAAACCGCTGTAGGCGGAATTGTATTGCAAGGAAATGGTTTGTCTGCTATTGATAGCAGCTTGAATCCACAGAAGCTGTATGTAGGCGGATCAAAGCCAGCTGGTGCAGAGATTAAAACAGGCGATGCTTTTAACGGCAATATCGTTGGCGTAATTCAATACGCTGGTGATCTGTATAAACTGTTGCCTACACAAGCTTTGCCAACTATCGTACGCAGTATAAACGTCCAGAAGGTAACGAATATTGTACCGAACCCGGACAAGCTGACGATTGCTACATTTAATGTGGAAAACTTCAGCGCAGATCAAACAGCTAAAGCCGCAAAAATTGCTTCAATTATTGTAACGAATATGAAGCAGCCAGACATTATCGGTTTAATGGAAGTACAAGACAACGATGGTGAAAAGGATACCGAAAATACGGATGCTGACCAAAGCTTCAAAACGCTGATTGATGCGATTAAAGCAAAAGGCGGACCAACGTATTCTTATACAGATATTGCTCCTGAGAGAAATAAAGATGGCGGCGCTCCTGGCGGTAATATCCGTGTTGGTTTCTTGTATAAAGCCGACCGTGTAACGCTTGCTCAAGGAACGAAAGGCGATTACAAATCAACAATTAAGGTAGACGGAATTGGCGGATTGTCGCAAAACCCAGGGCGTATTGGCTCTGCAGATGCTTCCACATTTGCTTCATCTCGTAAACCGCTTGTAGCAGAATTTATGTTCAAAGGAAAACGAGTTGTTGCGATTGCGAACCATCTGAATTCAAAAGGTGGAGACGGCAAGCCTTGGGGTGATGTTCAGCCGGTTGTTCGCAGCAGCGAAGTGCAGCGCGCGAAGCAAGCGGAAGCTGTTAACAGCTTTGTGAAGGATTTGACAACGAAAGACCCTGAAGCAAGTGTAGTCGTGCTAGGCGACTTTAACGATTTCCAATTCTCTGGCACATTGAACAAAATTAAAGGCAATGAATTGACAAACCTTGTAGATACGCTGCCGGTTTCAGAACGTTACTCGTATATCTATGACGGTAACTCTCAAACGCTTGATCACATTCTCGTTGATAAAGCAAATGGGACAAAAGCAGAAATCGACGTAGTACATGTCAATGCTGATTTCTCTACAGAACAGGGCAGAGTGAGCGATCATGATCCGCTTCTTGCGCAGCTGGATCTGTCGGCTAAAAAAGTTGCTGAGTTTACCATGACGCTCATGCATACGAATGATACACATGCGAATTTGGCGAATGTTGCAAAGAGAGTTACTGCAGTTCAGCAGGTTCGTAATGAAACAGCTAATTCACTCCTTCTTGATGCTGGCGATGTATTCTCGGGCACTTTGTATTTTAATAAATACTTAGGCCAGGCAGATTTAACGTTTATGAATTTGATGAAATACAATGCGATGGTTTTCGGTAATCATGAGTTTGACAAAGAATTATCGGTGCTGGCGGATTTTGTGAAAAAAGCAAAATTCCCATTTGTTAGCTCCAACATTGATTTCGGCAAGGAGCCTGCACTTAACGGATTATTATCCGAGCAAGCGGCTGGTGAAGCGGCTCAGGATGGAAAGATTTATAATTCACTTATTCTTGAAGTAGGCGAGGACAAGACGAAAGTCGGCGTAATTGGCTTAACTACAGAGGATACGAAGTTTCTTGCGTCTCCGGGACAAAATATCATATTTAATGATTATATCGCTAAAGCGAAAGCAACCGTCAAAATGCTGCAAGATCAAGGCATTAACAAAATCATTGCTTTGACTCATCTTGGTCATGCATTCGATCTTCAATTGGCTGAGCAAGTAGCTGGAATTGATGTTATCGTAGGAGGTCACAGCCATACGAAAGTAGATGCTCCGAAGGTAGTCAAGACACATGGAGAGCCAACGCTAGTTGTACAGGCGGAGGAGTATAACAAATATTTGGGACGCTTGGATCTCAAATTCAATCAAGCAGGCGTACTGACTAAATGGGATGGCAAACTGCTCGATATTGCAACATTTGCTCCAGATCCGGTAGCGACTGAATTGCTTGATCCGTACACAAAGGGTATTGAAGCTATTAAACAACAGGTTATTGGTAAAACGAATGTATTTTTAGATGGAGGCAACCCGTCTGGTCGTGTTGCGGAAGTCAATCTTGGAAACATAATGACAGATGGAATGGTTTCTAAAGTGAAAAGCTTTGTTGACAGCAATCCAGATTTAAAGAAATTTGATGTAAAAGGCTTTGTGGCGATTCAAAATGGTGGCGGAATTCGTAAACCTATTCCGCTGAAAGCTATAGGCAAAGCGGATGGTGACATTACACTAGGAGAGCTTTTGGAAGTTATGCCATTCGGCAATAATCTTACATCACTTCGTATGACGGGTCAGGAAATTGTGGATGCGTTAGAGAATGGTGTAAGCGGAATTGAAACGGTTCAAGGTCGATTCCCACAAGTATCTGGCATGCGTTACTACTATGATTCCAAGAAGCAGCCAGAAGTACTAGATGCCAATGGACAGCTTGTAACTGCGGGTAAGCGTATAGCAAAGGTAGAAATTAAGAATGCTGACGGCAGCTACAGTGCTATTGATCTGAATGCTTATTATTTTGTAGCAACAAATTCTTTTATGGCTAATGGTGGTGACTTCTACCGCTCCATGAAACAAGCGAAGGATGACGGTCGTCAGTACGAGATGAACATCGTTGATTATGAGGTGTTTATCGAATATCTAACGAAAATTGGCACTATTAATATGGGGTTGGAAGGCCGTATTACAGATCTAAAAGGCGAGCCGCTTCCAGGCGAGAACGATCCATTCAAGCTAACGATTATGCATGTTAACGACACGCATGCTCACCTTGATTCGATTGCAAAACGATTTACAGCGATTAAAGAAATTCGTGCAGAAGTAAAAGACTCTATCTTGCTTGATGCAGGTGATGTATTCTCAGGTACGCTGTTCTTCAACAAATATCTTGGTCAAGCGGACTTGGAGTTTATGAATAAGATTGGTTATGACGCGATGGTATTCGGAAACCACGAATTCGATAAAGGTCCATCCGTTCTTGCTGATTTTATCAAAAAAGCGGAGTTCCCGTTTGTAAGCTCGAATATTGACTTCAGCAAGGAACCTGCAATGAACGGACTTGTGCCTGAGCAGGCAATCGGTAAACCAGCTGCGAAAGGTAAAATTTATGACGCAATTATACTGGATGAAGGCGGGCAAAAAATCGGCGTATTCGGCTTAACAACGGAGGATACAAAATTCCTTGCTTCGCCAGGAGATAATATTGTGTTTGAGGATTATATTAAGAAAGCTGAAGAAACGGTCAAAATGCTCCAAAAAGAAGGCATCAATAAAATTGTGGCATTGACGCATCTAGGAAATGAATTTGATAAAGTATTGGCTGAGAAGGTTACGGGCATCGACGTTATCGTCGGTGGACATAGCCACACGAAGGTTGACGCTCCGCTTGTATATCATGCTGCGGGAGAACCGACACTCGTTGTACAGGCAGAACAATATGGAAATTATTTGGGCCGCTTGGACCTCGAATTCAATAACAAAGGGATATTGACCGCATGGAATGGCAAGCTGCTTACAGTTAGCGGCTATGCAGCGGACCCGGAAGCTGTTGAAATGTTGAAGCCATACAGTGCGGGTGTTGCCGATATTCAGAAGCAAGTCATCGGTAAAACAAATGTGTTCCTGGATGGTGATCGTAATTCTGTACGGTCAAAAGAAACCAACTTAGGAAACTTGATCACAGACGGAATGGTCTCCAAAGTAAAAAGCTTCGTAAACAGCAACGAGGCATTAAAGCAACTGGATGTAAAAGGTTATGTTGGCATTCAGAATGGCGGAGGTATTCGCGAATCAATTAAGAAAACCGCTGAGGGTAAAGTAGATGGAGACATCATGATGGGTGAATTGCTTACGGTGATGCCTTTCGGAAACAACCTTACGGCGCTTCGTATGACAGGCCAAGAAATTATTGCTGCGCTTGAGAACGGTGTAAGTGGAATCAAAACCGGAGAAGGCCGCTTCCCGCAAGTATCGGGCATGCGCTTCTACTACGATTCCAATAGAAAACCTGAAATATTGGATGCAGACGGAAAGCTTAAGCAGGCTGGCGAACGCATTACGAAGGTTGAAATCAAAAACGCAGACGGCAGCTACAGCGCAATTGATTTGAATGCTTATTATTTTGTAGCAACAAACTCATTTATGGCTAATGGCGGCGATTTCTATCGCTCGATGAAGCAAGCTAAAGATGCTGGACGTCAGCACGAAATGAACATTGTTGACTACGAGGTATTCTTGGAGTATATCAATCAATTAGGTACGATTAATGCAACGACAGAAGGACGTATTGTTGATGTGAATGTTGTAGTTCCAACACCTACTCCAACACCAACAACACCGCCAGTGACAACACCGACGCCGACACCAACGCCAACACCGACGACACCGCCGGTGACGACACCATCCATCACATTTAGTGATGTACGCGGCCACTGGGCGGCAGATGCTATTGCGAAGGCAGTGGAAATTGGGTTTGTTAATGGGTATGGAGACGGTACGTTCCACCCTGGAGACACAGCAACAAGAGCACAATTTATTACAATGGTAGGCAGAGCGCTGAAGCTTGAATCGTCGACAAGCAAGCTGGACTTTGCAGATGCGGGTCAAGTTCCTGCATGGGCACGCTCCTTCTTTGCACAGCTTATCGAGGATAAGGTCATTGCAGGCTACGAGGATAATACGCTTCGACCATCAAGTGAATTAACAAGAACGGAAATGACCGTAATTCTTGTTCGCGCACTAGGCATTAAAGTTGATCCGAAGGCGAAGCCGACGTTTGCTGATTTGAGTGACATTCCTGTATGGGCACGTCCTTATATCGCTGCGGCACAAGCCGAAGGACTAGTAGCAGGCATGGGCGGCAATAAATTTGCACCTAAGAAAAATGCAACAAGAGCAGATGTGGTTACACTGATTTTGTCCGCACTAGAGTATGAAGGAAGAAACGGAATTTAA
- a CDS encoding DinB family protein → MIKQNELIQQFGSLAPWYSSLSHITPEPAWLNPIKEGKWSAAEIIAHLDKWDQYFITSVLPEAEKYSNVEFPNHDDYNAASSAYALSGILPSEILNQAIETRQKLVQKLTEMKEQQFFHPIIVHGNTHCPQTKAPYSIGYLIFDFIQHDEHHRKQVEEFLLQPQSKK, encoded by the coding sequence ATGATTAAACAAAATGAACTTATTCAACAGTTTGGCAGCTTAGCGCCGTGGTATTCATCCTTATCCCATATCACACCTGAACCGGCATGGCTAAATCCGATTAAAGAGGGCAAATGGTCCGCCGCAGAAATCATTGCCCATTTAGACAAATGGGATCAATATTTCATTACAAGCGTACTGCCCGAAGCTGAAAAATACAGCAATGTTGAATTCCCGAACCACGATGATTATAATGCTGCCTCCTCGGCTTACGCATTATCCGGCATATTGCCTTCTGAAATTTTGAATCAAGCGATTGAGACAAGACAAAAACTCGTACAAAAATTAACCGAAATGAAAGAACAGCAATTTTTTCATCCTATTATTGTACATGGAAATACACATTGTCCACAAACGAAAGCTCCCTATTCGATCGGATATTTAATCTTTGATTTTATCCAGCATGACGAGCATCATCGCAAACAAGTGGAAGAGTTTCTACTTCAACCGCAGTCTAAGAAGTGA
- a CDS encoding ABC transporter ATP-binding protein, translated as MPKQSTARRLFAYALVYKFRIIGALLILCCAVGAELGGPFIIKTIIDKHLSVGGNDIMPVLGLLGVYMGLLLVASISNFSQSYILQTTALRIIKNMRMDLMSHIQRIPLRYFDNTPIGQIVSRIANDTEAVRDLFMSFMATFVVSFVQLLGIFTALFILDVRLAMFCLLLPPLFAIIMVIHLKYSKKYITIMRARLSDMNAMINESIVVMPIIQAFRREKVTLEEFEVLNEDRYVNQIKQFRVFSLSSRNIVGTIGSLVTAMVIWYFGRASLETVILYGVFYAFIDYLGRIFQPIIGIFDQLTNAQRAFVSAEKVFAILDMEGMEVEEVAQVKRPDGVVKFDNITFAYKEGENVLKQISFEARRGETVALVGHTGSGKSSIMNLLLGFYEPDQGNITIDGRNIATYSKQELRKHMGIVLQDPYLFAGDIKFNVSLYNKDITMDRVKSVLKDVGAATFVEQLPGGYDEPVVERGSTLSSGQRQLISFARALAFDPSILILDEATASIDSETEGLIQQALKVVSEGRTTLIIAHRLSTIRDANQILVLHRGEIVERGNHDALMALRGRYYKMYQLQKGEKVSSEPAGVTMETQGR; from the coding sequence ATGCCAAAACAATCAACGGCGAGAAGACTATTCGCATATGCTCTCGTCTATAAGTTTAGAATTATCGGCGCCCTGCTTATTCTGTGCTGCGCGGTAGGTGCTGAGCTCGGCGGACCTTTTATTATAAAAACGATAATTGACAAGCATTTATCAGTCGGCGGGAATGATATCATGCCAGTTCTCGGGCTGCTAGGCGTTTATATGGGGCTGCTGCTTGTTGCGAGTATTAGCAATTTCTCGCAATCCTATATTTTGCAGACGACGGCGCTTCGCATTATCAAAAATATGCGTATGGATTTAATGAGTCATATTCAGCGAATTCCGCTGCGCTACTTCGACAATACGCCGATCGGGCAAATTGTATCGAGAATTGCGAACGACACAGAGGCGGTCAGGGATTTATTCATGAGCTTCATGGCGACCTTTGTTGTCAGCTTCGTACAGCTGCTCGGTATTTTTACTGCATTGTTTATTTTGGATGTGCGGCTCGCGATGTTTTGCTTGCTCTTGCCGCCGCTCTTCGCGATCATTATGGTCATTCATTTAAAATACTCAAAGAAATACATTACGATTATGCGCGCACGTCTCAGCGACATGAATGCGATGATCAACGAATCGATTGTCGTTATGCCGATTATTCAAGCCTTTCGCCGCGAGAAGGTGACGCTCGAAGAGTTTGAGGTGCTGAACGAGGATCGTTACGTTAACCAGATCAAGCAGTTTAGAGTTTTCTCTTTGTCTTCAAGAAACATTGTGGGTACCATTGGAAGCTTGGTAACAGCGATGGTTATTTGGTACTTTGGGCGGGCTTCACTGGAAACAGTAATTCTTTACGGCGTGTTTTATGCTTTTATCGATTATTTGGGTCGTATTTTTCAGCCAATAATCGGTATCTTCGATCAATTGACGAATGCACAGCGTGCATTTGTTTCTGCGGAGAAGGTATTTGCGATATTGGACATGGAAGGCATGGAGGTCGAAGAGGTAGCTCAGGTGAAACGTCCGGATGGTGTCGTGAAATTCGATAACATTACGTTTGCATATAAAGAGGGCGAAAACGTTCTGAAGCAAATTTCATTTGAAGCGCGCAGGGGAGAGACGGTTGCATTAGTCGGTCATACCGGTTCGGGCAAAAGCTCGATCATGAATCTGCTGCTTGGCTTTTATGAGCCTGATCAAGGGAACATTACGATTGATGGACGTAATATAGCGACGTATTCGAAGCAGGAGCTGCGCAAGCATATGGGCATTGTGCTGCAAGATCCGTACTTGTTCGCAGGCGACATTAAATTCAACGTCAGCCTGTACAACAAGGACATCACAATGGATCGTGTGAAAAGCGTGCTAAAGGATGTTGGGGCGGCTACGTTTGTAGAGCAGCTGCCTGGCGGCTATGATGAACCTGTAGTTGAGCGCGGCAGTACGTTGTCTTCGGGACAGCGGCAGCTTATCTCCTTCGCTAGAGCTTTAGCCTTCGATCCTTCTATTCTTATATTGGATGAGGCGACAGCCAGCATCGACAGTGAGACGGAGGGGCTGATTCAGCAAGCACTGAAGGTGGTCAGTGAAGGCAGGACAACACTAATTATCGCTCATCGCTTGTCCACCATTCGAGATGCGAATCAAATTCTCGTCTTGCATCGCGGTGAAATCGTAGAGCGCGGCAATCATGATGCTTTAATGGCGCTGCGAGGCAGATATTATAAAATGTATCAGCTGCAGAAGGGTGAGAAGGTTTCGTCTGAGCCTGCTGGTGTAACGATGGAAACACAAGGACGATAG
- a CDS encoding YafY family protein: MITLKIERLLAVIIYLLNHGRTSASVLSQKFEVSNRTIQRDMEAINMAGIPILSFPGLLGGFEIMEGYRLSHQVLTKDELVSVMTGLKGLQSHSDDLDVARTLEKMRALLKKSDIHYTDKALEQWIIDLSSWGCNEEEKKKTTLLRQAIQKKIVVTFDYTNSQGCSAKAVVEPASVVHKGFHWYLYGYCRDKNITKLYRLSRMRKLAAISEIFDREITAYDAAAIEAEWKMNTKTVHLVMRFQPSVKVRVEDSFQEGIIRCENDGTMVVEIVYPEDEWVYGMILSYGDAVEVIEPIYVRDIIRDRAKNIWRLYS; the protein is encoded by the coding sequence GTGATTACTTTGAAAATAGAACGATTGCTCGCTGTTATCATTTATTTATTGAACCATGGCAGAACAAGCGCTTCGGTATTGTCCCAAAAGTTTGAAGTGTCAAACCGAACGATTCAGAGGGATATGGAAGCCATAAATATGGCAGGCATCCCCATCCTTTCATTTCCGGGGCTGCTCGGAGGTTTTGAAATTATGGAGGGCTACCGCTTAAGCCATCAGGTTCTCACTAAAGATGAGCTCGTTTCCGTAATGACAGGGCTTAAAGGGCTGCAAAGCCATTCAGATGATCTTGATGTTGCCCGCACGCTGGAGAAGATGCGAGCCCTATTGAAAAAAAGCGATATTCATTATACAGACAAAGCACTGGAACAATGGATTATTGATTTATCCTCATGGGGCTGCAATGAGGAGGAGAAGAAAAAAACAACTCTCCTTCGACAGGCCATTCAGAAGAAAATTGTCGTAACCTTTGACTACACCAACTCACAAGGCTGCTCAGCTAAAGCTGTCGTGGAGCCGGCTTCCGTCGTTCATAAAGGGTTCCATTGGTATTTGTACGGCTATTGCAGAGACAAAAATATAACAAAACTTTATCGACTATCGAGAATGCGAAAACTAGCTGCCATATCCGAAATCTTTGACCGAGAAATCACTGCTTATGACGCTGCAGCCATTGAAGCTGAATGGAAAATGAATACGAAGACGGTACATTTGGTGATGCGTTTTCAACCTAGCGTTAAAGTGAGAGTCGAAGATTCTTTTCAAGAAGGAATCATTCGCTGCGAGAACGACGGTACAATGGTTGTTGAAATCGTCTATCCTGAGGATGAATGGGTTTATGGCATGATTTTGAGCTACGGGGACGCCGTGGAAGTAATAGAGCCGATATATGTGAGGGATATTATCCGAGATAGAGCTAAAAATATATGGCGGCTTTACAGCTAA